The following proteins are encoded in a genomic region of Channa argus isolate prfri chromosome 3, Channa argus male v1.0, whole genome shotgun sequence:
- the etaa1a gene encoding ewing's tumor-associated antigen 1, producing MNRGRRHFDSQEPEAPRPKPNRLSRSFRQTQTAAEGDSPKSQKSDFKTPTRIPRSRVVAGFSGESPHNDSDFQQDIIWDTTSPSPNRPGKRGKKYGTGLVDISEIVSRIAPKHGRPEVAEPTLQQWIGDSATIPCTPDVQVPKPKKKSPRPNGVDDLLKLAKQFDFNMFCRDEEEVEDMHQQSLEHLTEHVLDFENDNQNDGSALLPGIGQAVVNAAAGTDVQKHLDQQMDNDLDFLFDGPTQHISRNLSQAPSPQRSQVKLIPSQPSGKLSSHGPDLGASAANSKSPSANYEFEDDWDNDDLLNDSLVLEMTQNPHNFSAPKHCSTQKLATEVKYQTPTNIPIRLDQSAVTKVEKEIVRQRTTFKLESNPNFSVKGNHKDTWMNTKEESSSKAAEKHSQPSRFLSSNGCSVEVGPQRQTHQSNRAKSDPQKSQFYHVTSGSSSVFASAVTNSFSAKKAQGFLNKHEVISCHNEAPAVHDFLDDDLDSFFLCDLGWDDPAEDNLLCEMCEDVENQIQSVDNMSIKQTVPGLQVGKQRATLQPSNRTWDDRNQHFSYGGGGAVLRDLGREASCSLAGGSASNVAAGKQVKGSFRCTQSITTSGSTSSSTCLQGSSRVASAAAAPRSTVKDQVTFKRPNNPVGNKAVAKCSAAEIELKKQQAMERRRQRLQATQNLRALT from the exons ATGAACCGAGGCCGCAGACACTTTGACTCGCAGGAGCCGGAAGCGCCCAGACCAAAACCGAACCGCCTGAGCAGAAGTTTCAGACAGACCCAGACAGCGGCGGAGGGCGACTCTCCAAAGAGCCAGAAGTCCG ACTTCAAGACTCCCACCAGAATCCCCAGATCCAGAGTGGTTGCTGGTTTCAGTGGGGAGTCTCCACACAACGACTCAGATTTTCAGCAGGACATCATCTGGGACACCACCTCTCCTTCACCCAACAGACCAG gtaaaagaggtaaaaaatatgGTACAGGACTCGTGGACATCTCAGAGATCGTCAGCAGGATCGCACCAAAG CATGGCAGACCAGAGGTTGCAGAGCCAACTTTACAGCAGTGGATCGGGGACAGTGCCACCATCCCCTGCACTCCAGATGTTCAAGTTCCCAAACCCAAGAAGAAATCTCCGAG ACCAAATGGAGTGGACGACCTCTTGAAGTTGGCCAAACAGTTTGACTTCAACATGTTCTGTagagatgaagaagaagtgGAGGACATGCACCAGCAGAGTTTGGAGCACCTCACTGAGCATGTCTTGGATTTTGAGAACGACAATCAGAACGATGGTTCAGCTTTGCTTCCTGGAATTGGTCAAGCAGTTGTGAAcgcagcagctggaacagatgTGCAGAAGCACCTGGACCAACAAATGGACAATGATctggattttttgtttgatGGACCGACCCAACACATAAGCAGAAATTTAAGTCAAGCACCATCACCTCAGCGTTCACAAGTAAAACTTATTCCATCACAGCCTTCTGGAAAACTTTCCTCACATGGTCCCGATTTAGGTGCGTCTGCTGCAAACTCTAAAAGTCCCTCAGCAAATTATGAGTTTGAGGATGACTGGGATAACGATGACCTGCTGAATGACTCTTTGGTGTTGGAGATGACACAGAATCCACACAACTTCTCCGCTCCAAAGCATTGCTCAACACAGAAACTTGCCACTGAAGTCAAATATCAAACGCCAACAAATATTCCCATCAGACTCGACCAATCAGCAGTTACTAAAGTAGAGAAAGAAATTGTGAGACAAAGAACAACTTTCAAACTGGAGTCTAACCCAAATTTCTCTGTGAAAGGAAACCACAAAGACACATGGATGAATACGAAGGAAGAGTCCAGctcaaaagcagcagaaaaacacagtcaGCCAAGCAGGTTTTTATCCAGTAATGGTTGTTCAGTTGAGGTGGGACCTCAGCGGCAAACACATCAGTCAAACAGAGCAAAGTCAGATCCACAGAAGTCACAGTTTTATCATGTAACGTCTGGTTCCAGCAGTGTGTTTGCTTCTGCTGTAACTAACTCATTTTCTGCAAAAAAGGCTCAGGGTTTTCTAAATAAACATGAGGTGATTTCTTGCCACAACGAGGCTCCTGCTGTCCACGACTTCCTGGACGATGACTTGGACTCTTTCTTCTTGTGTGACCTGGGCTGGGATGATCCAGCTGAAGACAACCtgctgtgtgaaatgtgtgagGACGTGGAGAACCAGATCCAGAGTGTGGATAACATGTCCATCAAACAGACTGTCCCTGGCCTTCAGGTTGGGAAGCAGAGAGCAACGCTGCAACCGTCCAACAGAACCTGGGATGACAGGAACCAACATTTTTCATATGGAGGAGGTGGTGCTGTCCTCCGTGATTTAGGTAGAGAAGCTAGCTGCTCATTGGCTGGTGGTTCTGCCTCTAACGTGGCTGCAGGTAAACAGGTGAAGGGTTCTTTCAGATGCACTCAATCAATAACTACTTCAGGTTCCACCAGCAGCTCCACATGTCTTCAGGGGAGCAGCAGGGTCGCgtcagctgctgcagcacctCGATCCACAGTCAAAGACCAGGTCACCTTCAAGAGGCCAAACAACCCAGTAGGCAACAAAG CTGTGGCTAAATGTTCAGCAGCAGAGATCGAGCTGAAGAAGCAGCAGGCAATGGAGAGAAGACGACAGCGACTTCAGGCCACCCAGAACCTTCGAGCTTTGACTTAG